In a single window of the Paenibacillus sp. MMS20-IR301 genome:
- a CDS encoding GNAT family N-acetyltransferase — protein MRLIDITSSNWEKVILLTTNPNNQHTLDEEFVASNTYSIVESIYEADWTIKAVEEDGQLVGFAMYGLPEGSGAYELRRFMIDRKFQGRGYGKQALALIIREMEEKFACKEIYLSTEPGNSRGKHVYESQGFVSTGELQDGEEVYVLRIN, from the coding sequence ATGAGACTGATTGATATTACAAGTAGTAATTGGGAAAAAGTCATTCTGTTGACCACCAACCCGAATAATCAGCACACGCTTGATGAGGAATTTGTCGCTTCGAATACATATTCGATTGTCGAGTCCATCTATGAAGCGGACTGGACAATCAAAGCGGTTGAAGAGGACGGGCAGCTAGTTGGTTTTGCAATGTACGGTCTCCCTGAAGGAAGCGGTGCTTACGAGCTGCGCAGATTCATGATTGACCGGAAATTTCAGGGGCGCGGCTACGGCAAGCAGGCCTTAGCTTTGATTATCAGAGAGATGGAAGAGAAGTTCGCCTGTAAGGAGATCTATTTGTCCACAGAGCCGGGGAACAGCAGAGGCAAGCATGTGTATGAGTCACAGGGCTTCGTAAGTACGGGTGAGCTGCAGGACGGGGAAGAGGTATATGTGCTGAGAATAAATTGA